A single window of Flavobacterium sp. 140616W15 DNA harbors:
- a CDS encoding aspartyl protease family protein, with amino-acid sequence MKRKITLFFLQIITFTAFSQQGFVIDKHIDKVTIPFKLINNLVFIPIKVNGVELNFLLDSGVDDTVLFSLEDKKEVRFFNIKKIKLRGLGIEESIEGLKSTNNTLEVDGLKSTDNLLYVILDQEFNLSSHIGIPVNGIIGYQFFKDNLIEINYHSKKITVHRATDKYNNRLEKKFKKIPITIERAKPYLYSNAVIDSLGISAKLLVDTGNSDAFWIFQNPNIKLPVKNFEDYLGKGFSGDIEGRRARIPKFSIGDFDFIHPIVAFPDSSSVRNVKMVPDRIGSVGGEILRRFTVVFDYKGQKMYLKKNKEFPHPFTYNKSGIVIQHNGLQWVQETVHLETVPIVKNSSSDATEKISNDFRYKFLLKPVFEIANIRKKSAAERSGLRNGDIIISINKNLAYKYSLEQINRLLKSEDDIWISLEIERDSQLLKFKFQLTDEL; translated from the coding sequence ATGAAAAGAAAAATTACTTTGTTTTTTTTGCAAATAATCACCTTTACTGCATTTTCGCAGCAGGGATTTGTTATTGATAAACATATAGATAAGGTTACAATTCCTTTTAAATTAATAAATAATTTGGTTTTTATACCTATTAAAGTAAATGGTGTTGAATTAAATTTTTTATTAGATTCTGGAGTTGATGATACTGTGCTTTTTAGTTTAGAAGATAAAAAAGAGGTTCGATTTTTTAATATTAAAAAAATAAAACTAAGAGGACTAGGTATCGAAGAATCTATTGAGGGGTTGAAGTCTACCAATAATACTTTAGAAGTAGATGGTTTAAAATCTACAGATAACCTTTTGTATGTTATATTGGATCAGGAGTTTAATTTGTCCTCACATATAGGTATTCCTGTAAATGGAATCATCGGCTATCAGTTCTTTAAAGATAATTTGATTGAGATAAATTATCATTCTAAAAAAATTACCGTTCATAGAGCTACCGATAAGTATAATAATAGGTTAGAAAAAAAATTCAAAAAAATCCCGATCACAATCGAGAGAGCTAAGCCTTATCTTTATTCGAATGCAGTTATCGATAGCCTTGGAATTTCTGCAAAGTTGCTTGTTGATACTGGCAATAGCGATGCTTTTTGGATTTTTCAAAATCCGAATATTAAATTACCAGTGAAAAACTTTGAAGATTATTTAGGAAAAGGATTTAGTGGTGATATTGAAGGAAGAAGAGCTAGAATTCCTAAATTTTCTATTGGTGACTTTGATTTTATTCACCCTATTGTTGCTTTTCCGGATTCTAGTTCCGTACGAAATGTAAAAATGGTTCCTGATAGAATAGGTTCAGTTGGTGGTGAAATATTAAGAAGATTTACTGTAGTTTTTGACTATAAAGGTCAAAAAATGTATCTAAAGAAAAACAAAGAATTCCCTCATCCTTTTACATATAATAAAAGTGGAATTGTTATTCAGCATAATGGATTACAATGGGTGCAAGAAACGGTACATTTAGAAACAGTTCCTATTGTAAAAAATTCATCTAGTGATGCAACAGAAAAGATAAGTAATGATTTTAGGTACAAGTTTCTATTAAAACCTGTTTTTGAAATTGCAAATATTAGGAAAAAATCTGCGGCAGAACGATCTGGATTGAGAAATGGAGACATTATTATTAGTATTAATAAAAATTTGGCTTATAAATATTCTTTAGAGCAAATAAATAGATTACTGAAATCTGAAGACGATATATGGATAAGTTTAGAAATTGAAAGAGATAGTCAGTTATTGAAATTCAAATTTCAGTTGACCGATGAATTATAG
- a CDS encoding DUF1573 domain-containing protein, which yields MKKVASFIAILMVTTIGLAQNGPKIDFAAKDNTIDYGTVSKGDNGAKAFEFTNSGDSPLMITSVQSTAGISIVSKPSAAIMPGKSGKIEVKFNMPPGPIRKTITVETNAVNYPEGRVALKIKGVVSN from the coding sequence ATGAAGAAAGTAGCCTCATTTATAGCAATCTTAATGGTTACAACCATTGGTCTTGCTCAAAACGGCCCAAAAATTGATTTTGCTGCCAAGGATAATACTATTGATTATGGTACAGTAAGTAAAGGTGACAACGGAGCTAAGGCTTTTGAATTTACTAACTCTGGAGATTCCCCCCTCATGATCACATCAGTACAATCTACAGCAGGTATTAGTATTGTATCTAAACCAAGTGCTGCAATTATGCCTGGAAAATCAGGAAAAATTGAAGTGAAATTTAATATGCCTCCAGGGCCAATAAGAAAAACAATTACCGTTGAAACTAATGCCGTAAATTACCCAGAGGGTCGTGTCGCTTTAAAAATTAAAGGAGTAGTATCTAATTAG
- a CDS encoding four helix bundle protein, which translates to MYIFSFEKLEVWQNSRMFILDIYKLTSNFPSNETFGITSQIKRSSSSIATNIAEGTSRNTNKDKAHFLTISYSSAMETLNHLIISKDLN; encoded by the coding sequence ATGTACATATTTTCCTTTGAGAAGTTAGAAGTCTGGCAAAACTCAAGAATGTTTATTTTGGATATTTACAAATTGACTAGTAATTTTCCCTCAAATGAAACATTCGGAATAACTTCTCAAATAAAAAGAAGTTCATCTTCAATAGCAACAAATATTGCAGAAGGAACCTCTAGAAATACTAATAAAGACAAAGCACATTTCTTAACTATCTCATATTCATCTGCAATGGAAACTTTAAATCATTTAATTATATCAAAGGATTTAAATTAA
- the folE gene encoding GTP cyclohydrolase I FolE, whose translation MINNEDFLDEIGDNHIGSSAQNPIREDAFAITDDEKIEKIKKDVENILITLGMDLTDDSLKGTPNRVAKMFVKEIFGGLNPVRKPKASTFDNNYKYGEMLVEKNITLYSTCEHHLLPIIGRAHVAYISNGRVIGLSKMNRIVEYYSKRPQVQERLTMQIVQELQRALGTEDVACVIDAKHLCVNSRGIKDIESSTVTSEFGGKFKDPQTRREFLDYIKLETQF comes from the coding sequence ATGATAAATAACGAAGATTTTTTAGACGAAATAGGTGACAATCACATCGGATCAAGTGCGCAAAACCCAATTAGAGAAGATGCTTTTGCAATTACTGACGATGAAAAAATTGAAAAGATAAAGAAAGATGTTGAAAATATTCTGATTACACTTGGAATGGACTTAACTGATGACAGTTTAAAAGGTACTCCAAACAGAGTAGCAAAAATGTTTGTTAAAGAAATTTTTGGAGGACTTAATCCTGTAAGAAAACCTAAAGCATCTACTTTTGATAATAATTATAAATATGGCGAAATGTTGGTTGAAAAAAACATTACGCTTTATTCTACCTGCGAACACCATTTATTACCAATTATAGGAAGAGCTCATGTTGCTTACATCTCTAACGGAAGAGTAATTGGCCTATCAAAAATGAACAGAATTGTTGAGTATTACTCAAAAAGACCTCAAGTTCAAGAGCGCTTAACTATGCAAATTGTTCAGGAATTACAAAGAGCCCTTGGTACTGAAGACGTAGCTTGCGTTATAGATGCAAAACACCTTTGTGTAAACTCAAGAGGAATTAAAGATATTGAAAGTAGTACTGTAACATCTGAATTTGGTGGTAAATTTAAAGATCCTCAAACAAGAAGAGAATTTTTAGATTACATTAAATTAGAAACTCAGTTCTAG
- a CDS encoding OmpA family protein, giving the protein MVFAAVKKKPGLFDKMYKWDNETYLNLVSAPINKIKAGDSIAYYFAKELKTGMHESNAVFTKDGKTIYFTRNNYKNGRRGKNDDKISNLQIFRAELIKGKWKNVISLPFNSGNYSVEHPALSSDEKTLYFASDMPGTLGSFDIFSVAINEGAYGNPQNLGALINTDKREQFPFVSKDNKLYFSSDGHLGYGSLDVFVSEIKDRTYTKPLNVGLPLNSNLDDFSFTIDSDTKEGYFASNRAGGKGSDDIYQLNEIKPLLIEDCKQLITGVITDIDTKLPLENAVVILQQEESKELRTIVTSADGKFNFKVACELSYTISASKENYTDNSRTLVLDKTRGKSNDASMALKSLEVIKQEEKKLAEEKKQKEALELVVLKANEAKAKADEIAQIEIKKKEKAVKAVADQKEKIEKIIAQEKDVVRDKDRLIIKTDPIYFDYDLWYIRKESKVILNRVYELMKKYPDMVVEIGSHTDSRGNYKYNANLSQKRAQSTKEYLIDSGIDKKRIIAKGYGESVPIVKCKTDDACNEEQHELNRRSEFVIKNL; this is encoded by the coding sequence TTGGTTTTTGCAGCAGTAAAAAAGAAGCCAGGATTGTTTGATAAAATGTATAAATGGGATAATGAAACCTATCTTAATTTAGTTTCGGCGCCAATAAATAAGATAAAAGCAGGAGATTCGATTGCTTATTATTTCGCAAAAGAATTAAAAACAGGAATGCACGAATCTAATGCTGTTTTTACAAAAGATGGTAAAACCATTTATTTTACAAGAAATAATTATAAAAACGGAAGGAGAGGAAAAAATGATGATAAAATCTCGAATCTTCAAATTTTTAGAGCGGAACTCATAAAAGGGAAATGGAAAAATGTGATATCATTACCGTTTAATAGTGGCAACTATTCAGTAGAACATCCAGCGTTGAGTTCTGATGAAAAAACATTGTATTTTGCTTCCGATATGCCAGGGACATTAGGCTCATTTGATATCTTTTCGGTAGCAATAAATGAAGGGGCATATGGGAATCCTCAGAACTTAGGAGCACTTATTAATACAGATAAGAGAGAGCAGTTTCCGTTTGTTTCAAAAGATAATAAACTCTATTTCTCATCAGATGGGCATTTGGGTTACGGTTCGCTTGATGTATTTGTTTCAGAAATTAAAGATAGAACCTATACAAAACCTCTCAATGTCGGTCTGCCATTAAATTCAAATTTGGATGATTTCTCGTTTACTATAGATTCAGATACCAAAGAAGGGTATTTTGCATCGAATAGAGCAGGAGGAAAAGGAAGTGACGATATCTATCAATTAAACGAAATCAAGCCATTACTAATTGAAGATTGTAAGCAGCTCATTACGGGAGTAATTACAGATATTGATACAAAACTACCATTAGAAAATGCTGTGGTTATTCTTCAACAGGAAGAAAGCAAGGAGTTGCGTACGATTGTAACTTCAGCTGATGGTAAATTTAATTTTAAAGTAGCTTGTGAATTATCCTATACGATTTCGGCATCTAAAGAAAATTATACCGATAATTCCAGAACCTTAGTTCTTGATAAAACTAGAGGAAAAAGTAATGACGCTTCGATGGCGCTTAAATCTCTTGAGGTTATAAAACAAGAAGAGAAAAAATTAGCTGAAGAGAAAAAACAAAAAGAAGCATTGGAGTTGGTTGTTTTAAAAGCGAATGAAGCTAAAGCTAAAGCGGATGAAATTGCTCAGATCGAAATTAAGAAAAAAGAAAAAGCAGTAAAGGCTGTTGCAGACCAAAAAGAAAAGATAGAAAAGATTATTGCCCAAGAAAAAGATGTAGTAAGAGACAAAGACCGATTAATTATAAAGACGGATCCTATTTATTTTGATTACGATTTGTGGTATATAAGAAAAGAATCTAAGGTTATTTTAAACAGGGTTTATGAATTAATGAAGAAATATCCAGATATGGTAGTAGAGATTGGTTCACACACCGATTCTAGAGGTAATTATAAATACAATGCCAATCTGTCTCAAAAAAGAGCACAATCTACCAAAGAGTATTTGATAGATTCCGGAATTGATAAAAAGAGAATTATCGCAAAAGGATACGGAGAGTCTGTGCCAATTGTAAAATGTAAAACAGACGATGCTTGTAACGAAGAGCAACACGAATTAAATAGACGTAGTGAATTTGTAATTAAGAATTTATAA
- a CDS encoding gliding motility-associated C-terminal domain-containing protein has translation MSKKYFAKLKLLLFLLTLFLLPIKNFGQCAGLDSKTSICDIPNPASQSINLFALLDGNPTAGGTWTDDDFSQGLDRATGILNAQLIRESGFYRFTYTVSGVTGCVDNSATITVAIGGYAGISGPTGAACTDATAYDLFHVFNGAFLSPQSNGKWYNNTINSPVNGSIIDPKDLGVGTYQFTYSIPAIGDCAGPVSSIVSVTVYRAPEAGNPSNLLLCDSDDLSIYSNLDLNDQLSGEDPNGQWTDNENTGEITSRNDHFVDVQKIYETHGEGIYTFTYTVSNTPHPICKIDFATVRIRIEKRIDLTGATLVVSSDICEPDILRATYSAKLTSGAKIIPNGQYNVTYKISGPSSETRTELLTINNGSVTFSLPSIFFQKVGQYKIEIKEFNAFETEGACVTIINNLSDDLTIHPIPKLDSAKIKIDPVCQNKSALVQITGASSLPNGRYSINYKVTGANNTNAQVASITVANGATSFIIPSTLTAKDGSSLVVITNITNTLVGCTNTANVSGNMVVNPLPNSIDIKIEIKDYCLNEPVPVSISGLGTLKNITILYTISGSNLAPTQIITLAVSSGKASFVIPQNLLANTGATRVTITKVTNNETTCDIVPTGLFDDFLINTIPIAPATSLQIFCKSDGATVANLVPNGTQYKWYDSVTAITPLSATTVLVSGNYYVKETALSGGCVSPANRSVVTINDIAAPVLKPKGQEFCGINNPTIADLSNNTNASASIVWYDAQDNGNQLTNATLLQDNTIYYGFDFSTTTNCFSNDVLIAKVSLTNCSTTEYADFFIPDGFSPNGDGTNDTYAIPDIDFLYPDYTLEIYNRYGNLMFKGNKNKPDWDGKNSDSKIIDGVAPNGVYFYVVHFNKDNRPPLQGRLYLNR, from the coding sequence ATGTCCAAAAAATACTTTGCAAAACTAAAATTGCTTTTGTTTTTACTTACTTTATTTTTGTTGCCTATTAAAAATTTCGGACAATGTGCGGGCTTGGATTCAAAAACAAGCATATGTGATATTCCTAATCCTGCGAGTCAATCCATTAATTTATTTGCATTGCTAGATGGAAATCCTACAGCAGGTGGTACTTGGACAGATGATGATTTTTCGCAAGGATTAGATAGGGCTACAGGAATTTTGAATGCTCAGTTAATAAGAGAAAGTGGATTTTATAGATTTACTTATACAGTTTCAGGAGTAACAGGTTGTGTTGATAATTCGGCTACAATAACTGTTGCAATTGGAGGATATGCTGGAATTTCAGGACCAACAGGGGCTGCATGTACAGATGCTACTGCATATGATTTATTTCATGTTTTTAATGGTGCTTTTTTAAGTCCACAATCTAATGGTAAATGGTATAACAATACTATAAATAGTCCAGTTAATGGTAGTATTATTGATCCTAAGGATTTAGGAGTAGGTACTTATCAATTTACCTATTCAATTCCTGCTATAGGAGATTGTGCTGGACCTGTTTCCTCAATTGTTTCTGTTACCGTTTATAGAGCTCCAGAAGCAGGTAATCCTTCTAATTTGTTGTTATGTGATAGTGATGATTTATCCATTTATTCTAATCTGGATTTAAATGATCAACTTTCTGGTGAAGATCCAAATGGACAATGGACAGATAATGAGAATACAGGAGAGATAACAAGTAGAAATGATCATTTTGTAGATGTTCAAAAAATTTATGAAACCCATGGCGAGGGTATTTATACTTTTACCTATACCGTTAGTAATACTCCGCATCCTATTTGTAAAATTGATTTTGCAACGGTAAGAATACGAATAGAAAAAAGAATTGATCTTACAGGAGCTACTTTGGTTGTGAGCTCTGATATATGTGAACCAGATATTCTTAGAGCCACTTATTCGGCAAAGCTTACAAGCGGAGCAAAAATTATTCCTAATGGACAGTATAATGTTACTTACAAAATATCAGGTCCATCATCGGAAACAAGAACAGAATTGTTGACTATTAATAATGGTTCTGTAACTTTTTCGTTGCCGTCAATATTTTTTCAGAAGGTAGGTCAATATAAAATCGAAATCAAAGAATTTAATGCTTTTGAAACCGAAGGCGCTTGTGTTACTATAATCAATAACTTATCAGATGATCTAACGATACATCCAATTCCTAAGTTGGATTCGGCAAAAATAAAAATCGACCCGGTTTGTCAAAATAAAAGTGCGCTGGTACAAATTACGGGAGCTTCAAGTCTTCCAAATGGAAGATATAGTATTAATTATAAAGTAACGGGGGCAAATAATACCAATGCACAAGTAGCTTCGATTACTGTTGCAAATGGAGCAACAAGTTTTATAATACCATCAACTTTAACTGCTAAGGATGGAAGTTCATTAGTTGTAATTACGAATATTACGAATACTCTTGTAGGTTGTACAAATACTGCAAATGTATCAGGAAATATGGTAGTTAATCCTTTGCCTAATTCAATTGATATTAAGATAGAAATAAAAGATTATTGCTTAAATGAACCAGTACCAGTTTCAATTTCTGGACTTGGAACGTTAAAAAACATTACAATTCTGTACACTATTTCCGGAAGTAATTTGGCCCCAACACAAATAATAACCTTAGCTGTATCAAGTGGGAAAGCGAGTTTTGTTATTCCTCAAAATCTACTTGCTAATACAGGGGCGACCAGAGTTACAATTACAAAAGTTACAAATAATGAAACAACTTGTGATATTGTACCTACAGGTTTATTTGATGATTTCTTGATAAATACCATTCCGATTGCGCCAGCAACGAGTCTTCAAATATTTTGTAAATCAGATGGAGCTACAGTTGCTAATTTAGTACCTAACGGAACACAATATAAATGGTATGATTCTGTCACTGCTATTACACCTTTGTCTGCTACAACGGTATTGGTTTCAGGAAATTATTATGTTAAAGAAACAGCGCTTTCAGGCGGATGTGTATCGCCAGCAAATAGGAGTGTTGTTACTATAAATGATATAGCAGCGCCAGTATTAAAACCAAAAGGCCAAGAATTTTGCGGAATAAATAATCCTACAATTGCTGATTTGTCTAATAATACCAATGCTTCTGCTTCGATAGTTTGGTATGATGCTCAAGATAACGGAAACCAGTTAACTAATGCAACTTTGCTTCAGGACAATACAATATATTATGGGTTTGATTTTTCAACTACTACCAATTGTTTTTCGAATGATGTTTTGATTGCAAAAGTTTCGCTTACAAATTGTTCTACTACAGAATATGCAGATTTCTTTATCCCCGACGGATTTTCTCCAAATGGAGATGGTACAAACGACACTTATGCAATTCCCGATATAGACTTTTTATATCCCGATTATACACTCGAAATTTATAATAGATATGGGAACTTAATGTTTAAAGGCAATAAAAATAAACCAGATTGGGATGGTAAAAATTCTGATTCCAAAATAATTGATGGAGTAGCTCCAAATGGTGTTTATTTTTATGTTGTCCATTTTAATAAAGATAATAGGCCGCCTTTACAAGGTCGTCTTTATTTAAATCGATAA
- a CDS encoding pyridoxal phosphate-dependent aminotransferase, which translates to MPKISNKGKNMPESPIRKLAPYADIAKKKGHKVYHLNIGQPDIKTPEAAISAIKNIDLSIIEYSPSAGYESYRKKLAQFYQHQNVNVNKEDIIITTGGSEALLFALATITDPGDEIIIPEPFYANYNAFSASTGATVVPVISSIETAFALPSIASFEKLITPKTKAILICNPGNPTGYLYSESEILQLADLVKKHDLYLIADEVYREFTYDGDIHYSVMNLKGIEQNVIMVDSVSKRYSMCGARIGCLISKNKEVIATVMKFAQARLSPPTVEQIACEAAIDTPQSYFDEVISEYRGRRDTLIAELNKIEGVIVTKPKGAFYCIAQLPITNADDFAQWLLESYDYNGKTVMIAPAAGFYSTPGMGLNQVRIAYVLNKEDLIQAVTVLKEALLVYNAKK; encoded by the coding sequence ATGCCAAAAATTTCAAACAAAGGCAAAAACATGCCCGAATCACCGATACGAAAACTAGCTCCTTATGCTGATATAGCTAAGAAAAAAGGACATAAAGTGTATCACTTAAACATTGGACAACCTGATATAAAGACACCCGAAGCCGCCATCTCGGCCATAAAAAATATTGATTTAAGTATTATTGAATACAGCCCATCGGCTGGCTATGAAAGTTATAGAAAAAAACTAGCTCAATTTTACCAACATCAGAACGTAAATGTAAACAAAGAAGATATAATTATTACAACTGGAGGTTCTGAAGCTTTGCTTTTTGCATTAGCAACAATTACCGATCCAGGAGACGAAATTATTATCCCTGAACCTTTTTACGCTAATTACAATGCTTTTTCAGCATCAACAGGCGCTACAGTAGTTCCCGTTATTTCTAGTATTGAAACTGCTTTTGCACTGCCAAGTATTGCTTCTTTCGAAAAACTGATTACACCAAAAACAAAAGCTATATTAATATGTAACCCAGGAAATCCAACTGGATATTTATATTCTGAATCTGAAATTTTGCAACTAGCAGATTTAGTTAAGAAACATGATTTATATTTAATTGCTGACGAAGTATATCGTGAGTTTACTTATGATGGAGATATTCATTATTCTGTAATGAACTTAAAAGGCATTGAACAAAACGTAATCATGGTCGATTCAGTTTCTAAACGTTACAGTATGTGTGGCGCAAGAATTGGATGTTTAATTTCAAAAAACAAAGAAGTTATTGCTACAGTAATGAAATTTGCTCAAGCACGTTTAAGCCCTCCTACTGTTGAACAAATTGCTTGTGAGGCTGCTATCGATACACCGCAAAGCTATTTTGATGAAGTAATTTCTGAATACAGAGGGCGAAGAGATACCTTAATAGCAGAGCTTAATAAAATAGAAGGCGTAATAGTAACTAAACCTAAAGGTGCTTTTTATTGTATTGCTCAACTACCTATTACTAATGCAGATGATTTTGCACAATGGCTTTTAGAAAGTTACGACTACAATGGTAAAACGGTAATGATTGCTCCTGCAGCAGGATTTTACTCAACTCCAGGAATGGGATTAAACCAAGTACGTATTGCTTACGTATTAAACAAAGAAGATTTAATTCAAGCAGTTACAGTTTTAAAAGAAGCTCTTCTAGTATATAATGCTAAAAAATAG
- a CDS encoding type IX secretion system membrane protein PorP/SprF: MKKIILIISFLFYIIDTSAQQDPEYTHYMYNMSMVNPAYATGTPSMLNLGTLYRIQWVGAVGAPKTFNFFGHTSLSNKIEAGVSLISDDIGDGAKKENNFYADFAYILELGGNNKLSLGLKAGLTSLQTNFNGFQFQSGDVTTDLAFAENINVTKPNIGIGAYYFTDKFYVGLSAPNLLKSKHIEEKSGINAYGSEDIHTFLTAGYVFQLSDIFKLKPAFMSRFVVGAPASVDITANVLYNERFELGAAYRVNDAVSVLMNVNVTKAIRVGYAYDYTTTNFGQFNSGTHEIMLLFDLDLLGKGYDKSPRFF, encoded by the coding sequence ATGAAAAAAATAATACTAATTATAAGTTTTCTTTTCTACATCATTGACACATCTGCTCAGCAAGATCCAGAATACACACATTATATGTATAATATGAGTATGGTAAATCCAGCGTATGCAACAGGAACTCCATCAATGTTAAATTTAGGAACTTTATACAGAATACAATGGGTTGGAGCAGTTGGTGCACCTAAAACATTTAATTTTTTTGGACATACTTCCTTGAGTAATAAAATAGAAGCGGGAGTCTCATTGATTTCTGATGATATAGGGGATGGTGCTAAAAAAGAGAATAATTTTTATGCCGATTTTGCATACATACTTGAACTAGGAGGAAATAACAAGCTTTCACTAGGATTAAAAGCAGGACTTACTTCTTTGCAAACAAATTTTAATGGATTCCAATTTCAGAGTGGAGATGTAACTACCGATTTGGCTTTCGCCGAAAACATCAATGTTACCAAGCCTAATATTGGTATAGGGGCTTATTATTTTACAGATAAATTTTATGTTGGATTATCGGCACCAAATTTATTGAAGTCTAAACATATTGAAGAAAAATCGGGTATAAACGCATATGGTTCCGAAGATATTCATACTTTTTTAACTGCAGGATATGTTTTTCAGCTTAGTGATATCTTTAAACTGAAACCCGCTTTTATGTCTAGATTCGTTGTTGGAGCACCCGCTTCTGTAGATATAACTGCCAATGTTTTGTATAATGAAAGATTTGAACTGGGAGCTGCTTACAGAGTAAATGATGCAGTTAGTGTTTTAATGAATGTAAACGTAACCAAAGCAATTCGAGTAGGTTATGCATATGATTATACCACAACCAATTTTGGTCAATTTAATTCTGGAACACATGAGATTATGCTTCTTTTTGATTTAGATTTATTAGGAAAAGGATATGATAAATCACCAAGATTCTTTTAA